The Flammeovirga pectinis genomic interval TTTAAGAATGAAAGGTAAAGGTGGAGCTGCCGGACATAATGGGCTTAAAGATATAGAAGCTCAGTTACAATCTTCTGCTTACCCAAGATTACGTTTTGGTATTGGTGATAATTACTCTAAAGGTAAACAAGTTGATTTTGTATTAGGTGAGTTTTCTGAAGATGAAAAAATTGATCTTGATACATTAATTGAAAAATCTGCAGAGATGTCTCTATCTTTCTGCTCTATCGGTCTAGCAAGAACAATGAACCAATACAACAAATAAAAAATGACTGATAAATATATCAAAGGATTTTCTGGATACATTATGATTGTACTCCAAGCTGCCTTATTCGGTTTAGCTGGGTATGTACTTTCATTGCCCGATTTAGGTGCGGTATCTATGCTTATCCTTTTTATCGACCTCGTTTTAATTAGAGGCTATTTTGTTACTCATCAAGGAGAAGGTGTATTGCTTTCCTTAATGGGAAAATATAAAGGTACTATTGATGTTGCTGGGTTTTATTGGTCACATCCATTTAGATCTGTAAAAAGAGTTTCTTTAAAAGACCATGTAAATATGGTTGGCCCTTGGGCTACTTTTGCAAAAGATGGTGTTCAATTAGAAGTGAGTATAGAATTACGTTGGAAAGTAGAAGATGCTGCAAAAGCACAGTACGGACTTTCTGATATTCAGGAATCTGTAAGTTCTATTGCAAAAGAAACAGCACAAACGTTAATAGAAATGTATCCGTATGAGGATTTAGGAAAAGAACGTGTTTCTTTGCGCTTACATTCTAATACTATCTCTAGTGCATATGCTACTGCATTAAAAAAGAAGTTATTAGAAAATGGTTTGTATTTAGAAAGTGCTCGTTTTAATGGCATAAGGTTATTAAATAAAAAACGCTCTACAGAAGAGGCCGTTTCTTTAGCACAACAAATGGTACAAGAAGTTGATGAATTAGATCAACTATCAGAAAGTGAAAAGGCAGATATGAAACTTCAGTTATTAACACTGTTAATGACGGAGAAGTAAAAAAGGCCTATTGATTAAGATTATATTCTAGAATTATGCATAAAGATGATTGTTTTGAGTTTGGTAAGATTACAAAAACTCACGGATTAAAAGGAGAGGTATTGTTCTTTCTTGATGTTGATGAACCGTCTAAGTATGAAGGTATCGATGCTGTATTTATTGAAAGAAGAGGTAGCCTAGTTCCTTTCTTTTTAGAATACCTATCGCTTCATAACAATAGATACATTGCTAAGTTTGAAGAAATAGATTCTATAGAAGATGCTGAAGCATTAAAAGATGCTCAATTGTTTCTTCCAATGTCTGCTTTGCCTAAACTACCAGAAGGACAATTCTACTATCACGATATTGTTGATTTTACAATAGTAGATAAGAACCTTGGAGAGCTAGGAACTGTAGGTAAAATTTATACAAACTCTGCTCAAGATCTTCTTGAAATGAATTACAAAGGTAAAGAAGTACTTATCCCTATTAGTGATGATATTATCCTTACTGCTGAGTTAGATAATAAAATACTTAATACTGATATCCCTAATGGGCTATTAGATATTTATATGGAATAACATCCCGTATCATTATCAAATTCGTAATAAAAAGAGCTCCTTTAATATTTTTTAAATATTTAGAGGAGC includes:
- a CDS encoding SPFH domain-containing protein; translation: MTDKYIKGFSGYIMIVLQAALFGLAGYVLSLPDLGAVSMLILFIDLVLIRGYFVTHQGEGVLLSLMGKYKGTIDVAGFYWSHPFRSVKRVSLKDHVNMVGPWATFAKDGVQLEVSIELRWKVEDAAKAQYGLSDIQESVSSIAKETAQTLIEMYPYEDLGKERVSLRLHSNTISSAYATALKKKLLENGLYLESARFNGIRLLNKKRSTEEAVSLAQQMVQEVDELDQLSESEKADMKLQLLTLLMTEK
- the rimM gene encoding ribosome maturation factor RimM (Essential for efficient processing of 16S rRNA) is translated as MHKDDCFEFGKITKTHGLKGEVLFFLDVDEPSKYEGIDAVFIERRGSLVPFFLEYLSLHNNRYIAKFEEIDSIEDAEALKDAQLFLPMSALPKLPEGQFYYHDIVDFTIVDKNLGELGTVGKIYTNSAQDLLEMNYKGKEVLIPISDDIILTAELDNKILNTDIPNGLLDIYME